A segment of the Trifolium pratense cultivar HEN17-A07 linkage group LG7, ARS_RC_1.1, whole genome shotgun sequence genome:
AATGACAAAAAATGATTAGTTGTTGTGTATACCTTGAGGAAAATAATGAGAATCTGAACAAACTGAAAATGACAAAATATGTTTGGATTCCTCTTCAGAATCCCAAAATCATGGTTTGAGGctttccaaaagaaaaatgaaacagACTAAAAATAGTAATTGTCAGAAGAAAATCATCACAAGGACCAAGTAGACCGAAGCATTAAAGCACCTATTCCAGAATTTCCATCTGTTGCGTATGCAAATCCTGGCTTCAAGCAGAATTTATCACccatgttaaattttagatAGGCTTCAGCCTGAAAATGATCCGCACCTATTCCGCCAAGACCCATTCCCCAGCCAAATGAATCTTCAGAAACATCGGACAATGTTACGGCCCATTGTAGAGATTTGGGATTTAGTGTGTTCATCTCAACCCAACCTCCAAGTTTTGTAAAGCCATCAAGTTCAGACTCCAGCATTATAGCAGTAGAACCACCTGAGACCTGTCTCCTTGTTAAGGGTGATGCTTCAGGTTCTGTCTCAGATGCTTCATGTTGGTCGGACAAGACTAATGGAATTGTAAAAGATCCCAATTTTCTAAACTGCTTTGATAAAAAAGGCAGGTGGTGATTACCAAGAACAGACAACTTTGTTCCTCTAGGTAATTGACACACGAGTTGTAGGAATGTGCTGTATCTATCCTCCATTGTATTAGAACCAGAAGGCATTCCCAGTCCAGCTACAAATTGAGCCAATGAAGCAATAAAACGTGACTTCCTCATAGCTATGCCAAAGGCACTACCATTGTGTAATTTCAGAAGGGGTGGTCCAAAAGAGGAGAAATCCGTGAGGCCTTTTCCTGGCTAAAATGGAAACAACACaaaatcaatatttcaaaggcCTACTTAGCAAAATTTTGAgggaacaaaaaatataaacacaGTAGCATTATAAATGACATCTTGGtctaaatttgtttttactCTAAGCTAAACTGGTGTCACAACATGACAACAGATATGGCGCATGCAACTCTTTAAAATCCATATGGCCATAAACGAATATATCTATAGGCTGATTGTAATAGGCCAATATTTTAAGTGATCAACTTAATGTTCCATTTAGTTAAGAAATTCATAAATACAACAGGAAAATTGAGGCAAACTAAACCATTGCCACTAGATACTCGATTTACATGTGCCTCGGCTATGGTAATAAGCTCCATACTCTTGGGAACAACATCCCGAATCCCCATCTAAGAACAAATTTGTAGCAAAATTTTGATGGCTAGGTTGTTGTAATACGAACAACTGGCATGCTGTTTCAATGTTTCCAATACCATTTACCTAATTAGGGTATATAATAACAGACACGTGATTTTGTACTCTAGACTCTAATAAAGTTTTTCATTCCGAGGTCAGTTTGATGGCCTATGATTTTGCACCGTCGAATCTTCTAAAGTTCTAATGCCTGGATTTTACATCTCCACTTTTAAGGGAATACTGAATACCAAACTAAATTCTAGTTGCAACAATTGTAACAAAAGACATTGTTAAATTCATCAGAGAAGCATACACAAATAAATAGTACCTGATCAAAAGAATTTGACCCAACTGCAACATCTTTGCATTGGGCTCCCACTGGGACAGCCATAAGAGATAACCAATCATTGACATGTGTTGTGTAGCTTAGTTTCGTTAGAGAAAGTGGCATTTCAAGAACATCACCATGATTTTCCCTTCCTTTCTGAGTGGCAACAAACTCTGCAGCAAGAGCATTCTCATTACCAATTGTTGTTTCAAAAACAAACCTCGAATCAATGCCTGTTTTTATTCCAGCCCTGCTAATGATATCTGAGTTCTGCTGATTAATGTCGCCCATGATCAATAATGACCCCATAAAATCCATCTGTCCTCTTACACGGGTGCTGGTTTCCTGAAAAGGACCTCCTTTGGATGATTTATAGAATGAAAGCATCCTCTCAACCTTTTCTTGTCTGTCTCTGAGTTTCATAAGATCCGAGAAAGTTTCTCTTTGTAAACGTTTAAGGATTTCAATCTGAAATTATGATAGCAGACAACAACTGTCAAAAAAACCACACCGCAGAGGAACGCTAAAGAACCATGCATCCTTTGACGCACACAAGTACATGGATAATGTTAGTTGGCATGAaggaaaaaagttttttttgtttgcacAAACATTTAATTGTGAAGGAATTTTTACTTTCCCCCTCTAATTCACTCTCCaatatttctctatttttctctcttctcacaaATTCATTCATTGCATATTAAATAGCAGaacttttttttgggtttttaacCCCCTAGTTCTCCGGGAAGGGTGtctggtaatccagagttcggccacAAGGTAAGTAAAGTCCGGCTAGAAATTGTTCCCACCAAAAATCGAACCCGGGTTCTCCCGAACTATTCGCCTAAGGGGGAGCTCAATAACTACTTGACTCCGATGTCTTGGTTAATTAATAGCAGAACTCTTTTAaaataaactctttttttttttctttataaaaggAGTACATTAATAAGTTgcaatttttcatttctttaagAAGTATTTACTGTAATCATGATATATTTAGTATCtaccactaataataatattataattctATTTCCTCGTCTCCTTCAACATTCCAACAACTCACTCAACGCCACTTtatatacaattattttttatttcaaaattgatTCTGTTAAAACCTAGAAGAAACATAAAAATGCAAGAGAGAGGGATAAGAAATAATACCGGATTGCGGCGGGGATGGAAAATGCCGTCGAAAAAGTCATGGCTGGATTTAGCAAAAGCTTTGAATTGGTCGAATAGAGGCTCCAttactcactcactcactccaAGCTCACTAGTGATGATTGTTTTGCGTTGGGGCTATCATGCGCCCTTACCATGACAGAATTTCATCgccaaaaaagaaaaggagaaatgTTTAGtgtgtgatgatgatgatgatgatgatgatgatgatgatgagtaaAGGCTGTGTTTGGCTTTGTGTTGTTCGGTTCTGGGAggaatcaaaatcaattaatcTCTGAATGAAGAACGAAGAAAGAAAGGATTATgagatttttagttttttacaaTCGTGCTTCTTTTTtcggatgttttctctccccaccccgtgattcttttatacccctgagtttccaattttacccttgcaaaaaacttcggtttatagaaaccgaagttttttttgccttgaaaaccgaaatttactttgaatttgcactagaaaaaattcggtttctgcgaaccgaagttttttcaagggcaaaatcggaatattggggggtataaaagaatcatggggggtggggagagaaaacatccttTTTTCGGTTGTTGGGTTTGTTTCATTCAGTTTTGGGCTATCATTAATGTTAATTAAGCCCATTTTAGTATGACCTGTTGATGGGCTGAAATCCAAAACTAGAAAATACAGACCAACTTTACAGTTTACACCCCACGTTTTCTAAAAACAGCACATGACTTCTGAAATTATACATTCAGACAgatgaaaaaaattgtgtataCTCACCCCAACAAGGAAAAAAATGTATGTGTATGGCTTTAAGGGAGTGAGAAAAGTCTGTCCCACAATATATCATAGATTCACGATAAGATGACATAAGTATCTTTCTAATTTAGTTGAGAGACGGTAGAAGTcttttataatgtaattaaggtTTTGAGTTTGAACTCAAACTTGAGTATGTAACCGTGTTAAAAGTCTTGAGtagattaaataataattttatataaactaaACTCTCCTAAAATCAAGTTACCACTTTATTACCCTTTCTCAATATCTATCTATTCTCTAAATAATAGtagttagaaaaataaataagaagaaGCTTAGGCCCCATATTATGTTAGGTCGGCCCTGATGAAGAATACCTCATAGAAAGAgtaatatttgtttcattaaGTGAAAGAGTACATAAGAAGCTTAG
Coding sequences within it:
- the LOC123898881 gene encoding uncharacterized protein LOC123898881 produces the protein MEPLFDQFKAFAKSSHDFFDGIFHPRRNPIEILKRLQRETFSDLMKLRDRQEKVERMLSFYKSSKGGPFQETSTRVRGQMDFMGSLLIMGDINQQNSDIISRAGIKTGIDSRFVFETTIGNENALAAEFVATQKGRENHGDVLEMPLSLTKLSYTTHVNDWLSLMAVPVGAQCKDVAVGSNSFDQPGKGLTDFSSFGPPLLKLHNGSAFGIAMRKSRFIASLAQFVAGLGMPSGSNTMEDRYSTFLQLVCQLPRGTKLSVLGNHHLPFLSKQFRKLGSFTIPLVLSDQHEASETEPEASPLTRRQVSGGSTAIMLESELDGFTKLGGWVEMNTLNPKSLQWAVTLSDVSEDSFGWGMGLGGIGADHFQAEAYLKFNMGDKFCLKPGFAYATDGNSGIGALMLRSTWSL